A window from Vigna angularis cultivar LongXiaoDou No.4 chromosome 7, ASM1680809v1, whole genome shotgun sequence encodes these proteins:
- the LOC108337623 gene encoding early nodulin-93 codes for MGIPSELREIFLPNKKDVFIASPAEDRRVLRTKQCTDEGVHAGFRAACVACVASAVPTLTAVRVIPWAKANLNYTAQALIISAASIAAYFITADKTILECARKNAQLEDALVHNQQ; via the exons ATGGGTATTCCGTCGGAACTTCGGGAAATCTTCTTACCCAACAAAAAAGATGTCTTTATTGCTTCTCCCGCAGAGGATAGGAGGGTTTTGAGGACCAAACAATGCACTGATG AAGGTGTGCATGCTGGATTCAGGGCTGCTTGCGTTGCTTGTGTTGCCAGTGCTGTGCCTACT TTGACTGCAGTTCGTGTGATCCCATGGGCAAAGGCAAACCTCAATTATACTGCTCAGGCACTCATAATATCAGCTG CATCCATCGCTGCATACTTCATCACTGCTGATAAAACTATCTTGGAGTGTGCAAGGAAAAATGCCCAGCTTGAAGATGCTTTGGTACACAATCAACAATAG